A part of Ursus arctos isolate Adak ecotype North America chromosome X, UrsArc2.0, whole genome shotgun sequence genomic DNA contains:
- the SLC25A43 gene encoding solute carrier family 25 member 43, producing the protein MATWRRDGRLTGGQRLLCAAAAGALSLSLTAPLELATVLAQVGGARGQARGPWAAGLRVWRAEGPRALWKGNAVACLRLFPCSAVQLAAYRKFVMLFTDDLGHISQWSSIMAGSLAGMVSTIVTYPTDLIKTRLIVQNLLQPSYRGILHAFSTVYQQEGFLALYRGVSLTVLGALPFSAGSLLVYMNLEKLWNGPRDRFSPLQNFANVCLAAAVTQTLSYPFDTVKRKMQAQSPHLPHHGGVDVHFSGAVDCFRQTVKAQGVLALWNGLTANLLKVVPYFGVMFGTFEFCKRICLYQNGYIVSPLSYKLTPGVDQSLKPQELRELKKFFKTGQLKSKKPTL; encoded by the exons ATGGCGACGTGGCGGCGGGACGGCCGGCTGACCGGCGGCCAGCGGCTGCTGTGCGCGGCCGCGGCGGGGGCGCTCAGCCTCAGCCTCACCGCGCCGCTCGAGCTCGCCACCGTGCTGGCCCAGGTCGGCGGCGCGCGGGGCCAGGCCCGGGGGCCGTGGGCCGCGGGGCTCCGGGTGTGGCGCGCCGAGGGGCCCCGGGCCCTGTGGAAGGGGAACGCGGTGGCGTGCCTGCGCCTCTTCCCCTGCAGCGCCGTGCAGCTCGCCGCCTACCGCAA gtTTGTCATGCTATTCACGGATGACCTGGGCCATATTTCCCAGTGGAGCTCCATCATGGCTGGGAGTCTCGCAGGCATGGTTTCCACCATTGTGACATACCCTACAGACCTCATCAAAACCCGGTTGATTGTGCAGAACCTGCTGCAACCATCTTACAGAGGGATCCTCCATGCTTTTTCTACTGTTTATCAACAGGAGGGGTTCCTAGCCCTGTATCGAGGAGTTTCCCTTACTGTTCTAG GTGCTCTCCCCTTCTCCGCTGGCTCCCTTCTAGTTTACATGAACCTGGAGAAACTCTGGAATGGACCCCGAGATCGGTTCTCTCCCCTCCAGAACTTTGCCAATGTCTGCCTGGCCGCCGCCGTAACCCAGACGCTCTCCTATCCTTTTGACACGGTGAAGAGAAAGATGCAG GCTCAGAGCCCGCACCTTCCCCACCATGGAGGAGTAGATGTCCATTTCTCAGGAGCAGTGGACTGCTTCCGGCAGACGGTCAAAGCCCAAGGGGTCCTGGCGCTCTGGAATGGGCTGACAGCCAACTTGCTGAAG GTAGTCCCATATTTTGGAGTTATGTTTGGCACCTTTGAATTCTGCAAGAGAATCTGTCTTTACCAAAATGGTTACATTGTGTCTCCTCTGAGCTATAAATTGACCCCGGGGGTGGATCAGAGTTTGAAGCCCCAGGAATTGCGAGAACTTAAAAAGTTCTTCAAAACTGGACAGCTAAAGTCTAAAAAACCAACTCTTTAA